A genomic stretch from Borrelia sp. P9F1 includes:
- a CDS encoding DUF1322 family protein: MNSQDRNSNFLNTYSAYKEFIERELKSRKNKYILPLVLGICTDLEQIKKLNGKDFNLLRKACLLKLEHEKWKLIINKIPL, from the coding sequence ATGAACAGTCAAGATAGGAACTCTAATTTTCTTAATACCTATAGTGCATACAAGGAATTTATTGAAAGAGAGCTTAAGTCAAGAAAAAATAAATACATATTACCTCTAGTATTAGGTATTTGTACTGATTTAGAGCAAATCAAAAAACTTAATGGCAAGGATTTTAATTTGCTCAGAAAAGCTTGCCTTTTAAAATTAGAGCATGAAAAATGGAAACTTATAATTAACAAAATTCCATTATAA
- a CDS encoding DUF1463 family protein, with translation MAYDGHSSFQSFKDTVFIFNEHEFKHGRIKLTKGKSDIAKTSSLGDMAFFLKKETNFYIIELEVTKNSFDYKKLMSFYNTQENGDQRPEDNYKPLTFLDKQGGVKITTDHAFFTSYNELSYNPEEPAEVTFTLNAIKCTTEFIQDHK, from the coding sequence ATGGCATACGATGGACACAGTAGTTTTCAAAGTTTTAAAGATACAGTATTTATTTTCAATGAACATGAATTTAAACATGGACGAATTAAGTTAACTAAAGGAAAGAGCGATATTGCAAAGACATCTTCATTAGGTGATATGGCATTTTTCTTAAAAAAAGAAACTAACTTTTATATTATCGAATTAGAGGTTACTAAGAACAGTTTTGATTATAAAAAACTAATGTCATTTTACAATACACAGGAAAATGGCGATCAGAGACCAGAGGATAATTATAAACCCTTAACTTTTCTTGATAAACAAGGCGGTGTTAAGATTACAACAGACCATGCGTTCTTTACTAGTTACAATGAACTCTCATATAATCCCGAAGAGCCTGCGGAAGTTACATTTACTCTTAATGCGATTAAATGCACAACTGAATTTATTCAAGATCACAAATAA
- a CDS encoding DUF1473 family protein, with protein sequence MRYSLVILTRGGNTKFEIKTMSMYEWDTILGFDNTMDTLRDMNKFELILNHMIPEFKHELYDSFLKFFYAEILDKDRRLSEVYKTDLFLLIYKLHYDMFDNSQTERLPKLIYLEGFFDSQLNLNKYTYIDENWNYEYVSGLLSMQHNS encoded by the coding sequence ATGAGATATTCATTAGTAATACTTACTAGAGGTGGTAACACTAAATTTGAAATAAAGACTATGTCAATGTATGAATGGGATACCATTTTAGGTTTTGATAATACAATGGATACACTTCGTGACATGAATAAATTTGAACTTATTCTTAATCACATGATTCCTGAGTTTAAACATGAGCTTTATGATTCATTTTTGAAATTCTTTTATGCTGAGATTTTAGATAAAGATAGAAGATTGTCAGAGGTTTATAAAACAGACTTGTTTTTGCTTATATATAAGTTACATTATGATATGTTTGATAATTCACAAACAGAACGATTGCCCAAGCTTATATACCTAGAAGGATTTTTTGACTCTCAACTTAACTTAAATAAATACACCTACATTGACGAAAACTGGAATTATGAATATGTTTCGGGTTTATTGAGCATGCAACATAATTCCTGA